Sequence from the Helianthus annuus cultivar XRQ/B chromosome 13, HanXRQr2.0-SUNRISE, whole genome shotgun sequence genome:
GAACAGGAATTGCTTAAAGACGGAACACCAGATGAATCTGCCATAGATAAGTAAGGCCAGGCGATGTCGGTATCCGTTACAAGTTGCAATTGTGATTCGTCTAGTTTTTTACAAGTTAATTTTGGTGGTTGTTTACCTAACATGGTTCAAGGTTATAAACTATAAATTTTTACTAAAGATTCTAAAATTGTACTAAAAAGTATTTGTAGATCAGCCCAAACTTGCCACTTCTCTTGCTATGAATATGTGACTGACTATGTGTTACTTTGGGTTAAATTTTACAGATTCTTTGAACTCATAGATGCCAACGACGATAAATCTATTACACGAATTGAACTGAAACACTTCATCATGCAAGTCAACAATGAGAAGATACTGATAGATGACAAGATAGCTGAGATCATGATGAGACATTTAGATGTTGATCGAGATGAAAAAATAGATAAAGACGAATTCAAATCTGGAGTCGTAAAATTGCTCAAAACTTGTAACTCAGAAAAGCAGGCGCGGGACAGCAACCAAGTAAGAAACATCATGACAATATAGTTTAAAGATGAAAATTCAAACCAATTATAAGGTTGTTAGGTGAATTTGGGTTGTAGTTTATCTCTAGAAAcgtatataatgtatatatgtgtgggccatcggggggcaaaagtgaaagtgcactaactttaacgttattttactaatttcgtgaaaataacgttaaaagctgaggacggttaatcatgcatcatgtggtggcgttgatagctgaaagacaaaagggtacatgcactaatcggtctttgtcccgattgctgagtgttaggtgccttatgtccaaggcttgatgcaaaactgcTATCGAGTTGGGGGTCTCACTCGAAGcggcctctctattcctacggcatagaggtaagactgtctacatcttaccctcctcagaacctacctttgctttgctattggtaggatttactgagtatgatgatgatgagtttatcTCTAGAAATGAAACCGTTAAAATAGTTAATACTGTGGTAATTTTTGGACCCGTTACTCAACCCATTCAATTTTCTACCTCTAATTTTGTATTAACGTTTTTGTTCAGAAAACCAACAGTTACAAGACAAAGGAAATGTTTACGGCAATAATACTATTGATAGTTGGAATCTTTATGTTAATAGTCTTGGCTGAGCCCCTGGTGGAAAGTGTTAGACGATTTTCGGAATCTGTAAACATAGAACCCTTTTATGTGTCATTCATCTTAGTCCCATTGGCTACGAACGCTAGAACGGCAATTGCAGCCATTAGAGCTGCAAATCAGAAGAGACATAAAACAACATCTTTAACTTTCTCTGAGGTTTGTCCCTCTCTTGATCTTGATTTTGCATTCATTATTTAGCTAAGGTGGTTCGACCCATATAATTTACATGTGAAGAGTTGATTTTCGTTGTTTTTTTTTCTCTAAAACGGACCAAATTGGTCAAATCATACAACTTTAAAAGGGCAAACACGTCCAATGGACTTATAGTCGGGAGTTCAGCAAGGGGACCCATTGGGACCACTTCTTTTCGCTCTTGTTTTGCACCCCCTTGTGCATCAGATTAGAGACAAATGCAAGCTTCTCCTTCATGCTTGGTATCTTGATGATGGGACTATCATTGGAGGTTCAGAAGAGGTGGCTAGAGTGTTGGACATCATTAGGGTGTCGGGTCCAACATTGGGTCTTGAACTTAATATTAAGAAAACTGAGCTATTTTGGCCTTCTTGTGATGGTAGCAAGTTTTGTGAAGGGTTATTTCCTAAGGACATCGGGAGGCCATTAGTGGGGGTTAAGCTTCTTGGGGGGGCTGTTAGTAGAGACGCAAGCTTTACTAGTGGGTTGGcaaagaaaagagctgctaaggCAGTAGATTTGATGTGTCTTCTACCGAAATTAGGTGACCCGCAGAGTGAACTACTCTTGCTTCGATCCTGTATGGGCATTGCCAAACTTTTCTTTGGCTTGAGGACATGCCAACCTGTACACATGGAAGATGCAGCGTTGTTCTTTGACAAAGGTTTGCGTGAGGCAATTGAGGAATTGGTGGTTTGTGGAGGTCCTTTCTTTGGAGGCCTCCAGTGGCGACTTGCTTCTTTACCTATTAGGTTTGGAGGTTTGGGGTTGTATTCGGCTGTAGAGGCTTCATCCTATGCTTTTGTGGCCTCGAGGGCCCAATCGTGGGTGCTACAGGACCACATCTTAAGAGACAGTGGTATATGCGGTATGGATTCTGATTATGTTTGTGCTTTGGCTTGTCTTCGTGATACGATTCCAAGCTTTGACTTCAGCGGTTTCACTAATAAGGACACCGCCCCCCCTAAAGCCCAACATGCATTGGCGAGTGCTCTTTTTAGTAAAATTGTCCACGAAATCGAAGTGCAGTTTGACTTGACCGTTAGACAAAAAGCCGTTTTTGAGTGTCTCCGAGCACCACATGCACAAGATTTTCTTCTTGCTATACCTATAGATGGGTTAGGCCAGCATATGTCGCCGGTGGAGTACCGTACTATCCATAAGTATCGCCTCATGATTCCTTTATTCCCAGTTGACGAGGTATGCCCAGTTTGTCATaaggcgtgtttggattcttttggTGAGCATGCAATTCATTGTAGAGAGCTCCCGGGGTTCAAATAccgacatgatttggttagggatgtcctttttgacatattcaggtgcgctggtatttctgctaagaaagaggcacccgttaatttcttaacagacccggtggaagggagatctacccttcgaccagccgacattcttgtctttggatgggtaggaggaaaacacgcctgtgtggatctaacaggggtttcTCCGCTAGTGGGCTTAGGGAGTAGTGCTTTCACAGTAGGTCAGGCTGCTTTAAAAgctgcttcgggtaaagtgatcaagcatgagaaagcgtgccttgacaactagcacgtgtttatcccatttgcttttgatacttttggttttctggcgccagaggctgtggacctacttagtcgagttcaaagggtcatgcatagtaatgttatgaccccgagatctatggacgtagtttttaaaaggcttagttttgctattcaaaaaggggtagcggcgcagcttgttgcccgtttaccaactatctcgatgtaaacaAATTAATGACAGAAAGGTTTTTTTTCTGGGCTAACCAAATTCAACGCATTTTTGAAAGACACATGTTAACCTTAGTCCATTGGATCCCTTACCAGACCTGCCTATCTTGCGACCACTAATTTCGACCATCCGTAATTGCACCTGTGTTAATTTACAGGCTCGATTTTCTTGAAATGCATGCAGATATACCACAAGGTTTTCCTGAACAACATTCTAGGATTTTGTGTTCTTGTCTCAGTCATATATTTCCGTGGGTTCACATGCCATTTTTCAGCAGAAATTGTAGTTGTGGTCTTCGTCTGCA
This genomic interval carries:
- the LOC118485450 gene encoding sodium/calcium exchanger NCL2-like codes for the protein MFTAIILLIVGIFMLIVLAEPLVESVRRFSESVNIEPFYVSFILVPLATNARTAIAAIRAANQKRHKTTSLTFSEIYHKVFLNNILGFCVLVSVIYFRGFTCHFSAEIVVVVFVCIIMGLLASLKSKFPDWTLLIAFPLYPLSMVVVYFVNDAFQFS